CCTCGCCGCCCCTCGAGGCCGTGGGCGGCCCCGACCTCACGCCCGACCTGGCCCAGCTGGCCAACGACGGCATGGCCGAGATCGTCGCCAAGTACCCGGACCGCTTCCCGGGCTTTGTCGCCTCGCTGCCGATGAACAACCCCGACGCCTCGCTCAGGGAGATCGACCGGGCGATCGGCCAGCTCGCGGCCACCGGCGTCCAGATCTTCTCCAACGTCAACGGACGGCCGCTCGACGCGCCTGACTTCCTGCCCATCTTCGAGCTGATGGCGACCCTCGCGCTCCCGATTTGGCTCCACCCCGCCCGCCCGGCGACGTTCGCCGACTACCCGACCGAGAAGCGCTCCAGGTACGACCTCTGGTGGGCCTTCGGCTGGCCGTACGAGACGACGATCGCCATGGGACGGCTCGTCTTCGCCGGCCTCTTCGACCGGTGGCCCAACCTCATGATCATCACTCACCACATGGGCGCGATGCTCCCCTACTTCGAAGGCCGGGCCGGACACGGGCTGGACCAGCTCGGCACGCGGACGGACGACCCTGACGACGCGGCCGCGCGCGGCCGATTGAAACGGCGTCCCCTCGACTACTTCCGCATGTTCTACGGCGACACCGCCCTCTTCGGCGCCTGGCACGCGATGGAGTGCGGGCTGGCCTTCTTTGGAGCGGACCGGATCCTCTTCGGCACCGACATGCCGTTCGACCCGGAGCGCGGACCGGGCTTCATCCGCTGGACCATCGAGGCGATGGAACGGATGCGGGCGACGCCTGAGGAGAAGGCCAAGATCTACGAAGGCAATGCCCGGCGCCTCCTCAAGCTCCGGCTCCGGTAGGGGCAGGCGTGGATGCTGAGCCACCTCCTTTCCTTCGTGTCAAGGAATCGGGCCGACATGGAGCGGTTGTCCGAGGAGGTGGTGAACCGGGTCCGCGCCGTGCCACCCGAGCGGCTCGCCTCCTACGCGCGGACGCCCTGGATCGAGAGCGTGGAGCGGGGTGGAGTCCCTTACCGGGTTGAGGTCCGGGTCGAAGTCATTCCCGGGGTCGGCCGGCGCGCTGTCGCCGTTCGGGTGCGGCGAGGGCGGTTCCCCTGGACCACGCTCACTTCCTATCTCCCGGTGAACCTCTAGCGGGATGCTGAAACACTCCGCTCGAACGCTCGAGTCGTCCACCGGCACACGCCCGAAGCGCTCCGAGCGCGGGCTTCGCCCGCGCAACGTCGGGGGGAGGTTCGGAAGGGGGGCGCAGCCCCCCTCCGAGCATATGGAAGGCTTCGTCCTGGTTCCGGCCTGACGGGCGGCTGCACCAGGTTCCCCCTCACCCTGCCCTCTCCCCCGGCGGGGGACGAGGGAGGCTGTGGCACGC
This sequence is a window from Candidatus Rokuibacteriota bacterium. Protein-coding genes within it:
- a CDS encoding amidohydrolase → MKIDIFPHIFPRRFYERMVEVAPPGMYMQKRVRGIPVLVDLDERLRIMDRHEGYVQVLTLASPPLEAVGGPDLTPDLAQLANDGMAEIVAKYPDRFPGFVASLPMNNPDASLREIDRAIGQLAATGVQIFSNVNGRPLDAPDFLPIFELMATLALPIWLHPARPATFADYPTEKRSRYDLWWAFGWPYETTIAMGRLVFAGLFDRWPNLMIITHHMGAMLPYFEGRAGHGLDQLGTRTDDPDDAAARGRLKRRPLDYFRMFYGDTALFGAWHAMECGLAFFGADRILFGTDMPFDPERGPGFIRWTIEAMERMRATPEEKAKIYEGNARRLLKLRLR